CAACTCAAGTGCAATGTCATATAAGTTGCCGGTTTCTCCACAAACTTCAGGTCAATCCTCAGAGTGGTTAGCACATAAAAGCACTCCAAATGCTCGGGAAGCACTCATTTCTACTCTAGCAGTGGCAAAAAAGTTTGATGATGTCAAGGGTAAATCTGTTCATGGAAGTCAACAGTTGTCTGACAAACAATTCAACTCCAATGCAAACCCATGGAAGATGCCAGCTTCCCTGCTCACTACAGGTCAATCATCAGAGAAGATAACACCTAAAAGCACACCAAATTCATCTCAGAAGGCTCTGATGTCTACTCTAGCTTTTGCAACAATGTTTGAGTTTGGAATGAAGAAAAATCAGTCTGCTATTAGAACTGCAGttaatagtgaaacaggggatagCAGAACAGGTGAAGGAACAAAAACTGACACAGCAAAAACTTCGAAGCTTTTGGACATTTTGTCTAGTGTTGGCAGCAAAATAAAGTAGAAATGAATACCAACTTTATAATGGTTAATATCGCAGTAGCATTTGATTTGAAAACGGGTTTTGATTTTGGGGTTTGGGGTGGGCAGGATATTGCACAGGTGAATGAGAATTGATTAAAGCTGTAAAGAGGCATTTCGGGTTAGTGTCATCTGTATATCTGTTATTATAGACATTCATTTCAGTTATTAATTGACAGGGTTGAGGCCAACTGTTGAGCATACATTATTCATGGCATAGGCAGGTTGTCATCGCCCTGGCTTTACCAATTGACGGAGGTGAAATCCTTACTTTTCCCAAGAAATTCATTAGTCGACATCTTCTCATTCCATATTATAAAATCAGGCTAGTAGTAATGTTGTCAGGTATACTATCCAGCTATCCAACGAGTTTAAATCCAGCATGGAGCAGCCTTTAAGAATCTCAAGTTTTGAGCAAAATATCTGCGGCTGCAGACTTGCAGTAGGGTTTCTCTTATCATCTCCCCGCCATTACTTTTTCATGAGAAAGATTGGTATTCTCCTTTTTAGTGATTTTATGTTGGCTTTAAGCTAGTGGTGTGCAGCCCTCAAGACCTTTACATTTTCCGACTACTGGCTTGAACCAAAAGAAGCATCGTTGATGAGCTTGTGAGTGCAGATCTCTTTACAAATTTTGCCGGCTAAATTTAGTTTTGGATTCGATGAAAATGGTTAAACGTTTGCATGTTGTTGTTGTCTCTGGTTCAGGAACCGAAATTTAAAATTGGTCTCTGCCACTTCGTAATTACTTAGTTTTGAAATGATTCTAAATATTGGTGTATACAGGAATCTACCATGGGGGGAATAACCCATGGGTCAGGAAAGGTGAAATCTAGACTTGGCCGGGCTGAGCTTGGAATAGATTTGACATTTGAGTCCAGTTTGGATTATTgtttaatgaataaaaatatttttaaaataaattatttatcaataattattttgGGCCTTTTGGGTTTTTAATGCTGGGTTTTGGATGCGTAAACTTTTTTGTTAATTAAACCGTCTGGTCTAAATCCGCCTTATAATCAGGTGTAGTGCAGCCCATTGCCTTTAATTTTGGAACAAAGTCCGCATTCATTTTATAAgcattaatttgttaaaattatcCGTGAATTAGATCGGTGGAAAGTGACATCAGAATCATCTACGGTCaacaaatatttataatgatAGGTGAATGGTTCCTCAAGCTCGGGCACCATGATTCGAGAGTGACATGGCAATGGTATTGGGAGGTATGAATTACAGATAGGGCAAAGGCAGGCGCAGAGGTAGACCCAAAAAACGATGATGGATGACACACTTGACTTTGAAAGCATCAATCATGAATCCACTGTCGTTGCTTCAATTCAATGCCTTTACATCTCGGCCGTAGTTAGATGAAATAAAAGCATTTGAAGGAAAGTgaacaaattaattttataatttgattaagctCCGTTATGTAATTAATTGCCATACCCGTAGATGATCAAATAAGCACATCACCTCAATTTTGTTCTTGTTGATTAGTTGTGAAAGCCTAAAGTTGATCGTGTATTGTTTCAATGATGATGCCTCAATGTCGCTTACCTTTAAGCTGGAAAGCTGAATCAGCAAATAGGCACCAATATATGTCTAATCAGCATAGCCTTGGTATGAATGCTTGCACAACTTTGCACTTGGTTTCAAACTGGATTAATTACAGTTGCTTCCACCTTTAATTTTTGTATTCTATTACTTTAAAAAGGAATTTATCCTCTTGTCTATCATATTAAATATGGTGACAGCACCCTAAAAAAGATATGGTCACATTATTGTTTTAGGTCATTAAAGTTCCATGCGACCCGGGCATATTTTAATTAGGTTGTGATATTCGGTCATTGTTGCATAATTCAATTATAATCGAGTTTATTTATCGGATTAGATTAATTCATCTAATTTATTGATCATTAAAATTAGTATTTGGTTTGTGCATTCCATTTCTTAGAAAAAGAAGAGTGCCCAAGGTGTAAGAGAGAAATGAATGATGTTTGAGTTTGGATAATATGAGGGCTCCGCCCTGCACTGTTTGGCGTATACTATCCTTCCTGCCAATTTGCTAATGTGTTTTAACTATCAAACAACGTGAGTTGTTTGGACTTAGACTACCATTCATTGTATTTGTTGATATAGTTACAACTTAGTTTTTGACTGACCTGAAATGTGgaacaaaacaacaaaaacacTCTTCCATCAATATCGATTAAAGACCAATCCCTTTGGCTTTTAGACACGAAAACAAATTAAAGAGATGCCTATCCATCCGCATCGGTTGGATGGATAAATGAACCAGTTTTTAAAACAACAAAAGCATGTTAATCAATTGAAGTAAACAAGTCTACAAGTTTATCTTGTAGGTAGAATTCTTTTAGATTATAGTAATTTTTTAGTTTATCTTATGGATATGTAAaaagttaattaataaaatatgttgcAAGTAAATAAGAGGAGCAGATTAAGCCACGATCTTactctttatttttcctttgctAAAAAGGTCCAAACAATAAATGAAATGCCCAGCAAATCTGACACTCGGTCTTCGGTGCCACTTGTACGGCACCATCGTAACTGGTAGTTCTGAAATCTGAATGTGATGTTGCTaaggttttcggcttttgcctCCACACCGCATCACTCCATGACGTGGCACCATTCTATCGGTTGAATCCCACCTCATTGTCCCAACACAATGACTCCTTTTttcccaaaacgacatcgttggACCGACACGTGGCGACCATGCAGGGGGATAACCGAATGCTTGTCGTACTGTAACCGCAAGATCCTGTCCATACAACGGCTAGGAGATGCGATTGCACGGTAAAGATTTTCAtcacagaaaaagaaaagaacaaggagCTCACCGTTTGCTTTCCCTGCACCCACGTGCCACCGTCTTATTGAAGGGGAATAAttgtaaataaaccaaaataaaaggGTTTAGATTAGGTGGAGACAATGAAAGGATAGCTACAAATGGCAAAAAAGTGAGAAAAGCAAATGAAACGTGGCGACTTATCCTTATGCTTTGGAGTTTAGAGTTAGACAGCCGATATCAGTGTCGTTAATTTCATTTGTTGCTGCCGTATCCACCTTAAAAACccctctaaaaaaaataaattgtactTCTTCAAAAACAAAACGAAACGGTAAACATGGTGGTGCCTGACAATGGAGGCGGAGAAGGGTTATGTTTGAGTTACTCGACGGCGTTTTCGAAGAAAATGGGTGACGAGATTACTCAAATAGAGTCAAATAATATTCTAGTGAAGGAAGAGCCAATAGCTGAAACTAGCGGAGAAGAAGATAATCAAGAGGCTTTGTTGATCAAAGCAGTTAAAGAGGAAGAAGaggatgataatgatgatgaaaCCGGTgtcgttgatgatatgatgaacGGTGGGGATTGTAACAACGTCAGCAATAATGGGTCGTCTTCTTCCAGTTCATCTGTTGATTTGCCGAAACCTATGGAAGGATTGAACGAGTCGGGTCCTCCTCCGTTTTTGAAGAAAACATATGAGATGGTAGAGGATCCGGTAACCGACCCGATTGTTTCCTGGAGCATTAACCGCAATAGCTTCATCGTTTGGGATTCTTATAAGTTCTCAGAAGATCTCCTTCCTAAATATTTCAAGCACAAGAACTTCTCCAGTTTCATCCGCCAACTCAACACTTATGTAAGCacttttaaccctttttttatatatcaaaatttcactgggcctttaaaatttttttttttttttaacattgagTATATTCTTTTCTGGGATGTTTTAGGGGTTTAGAAAGATTGACTCAGATAGATGGGAATTTGCAAATGAGGAGTTTCAAAGAGGAAAGAAGCATTTGCTGAAAACCATTAAGAGAAGAAGTAGATATAATAGGCAACAACAAGGTGGAGTGAATTGTGCTAATAATTCAACTAGTAATATTGGTTTAGAAGCTGAAGTTGAGATATTGAAGAAAGATCGGAGTATACTGCAACTGGAAGTCTTGAAACTGAGACAACAACAAGAAGAATCAAATCATCAGCTGAGTGCTGTTCATGAGCGGATTCGTTTTGCTGAGTGTAGGCAACAACAAATGTGCAATTTCATTGCTAAAATAGCAAAGTATCCCAGTTTTATTCATCGATTGACTAAGAAAAGGAAGCAGCAAAATATAGAGATTGATGAAGGGGAGTTTAGCTTTAGCAAGAAAGGGAAGTTTCTTGAGACGCAAGTCACAAAGTGCTTGCCTGAGGCTATGGGGATGACTGACCTAAGTGTCAAGTGCAGGAACCAAGTTAATGAAGAGAGATTGAAATCAATACAAGCTGCTGAGATCTCAAAGCTTTTGCCTGATTATACGGAGAAGAACAACAACCAAACCCTTCACGATGAAAAGAGCAGTGAACCAGCGATGTCTTCTGTTTATGATGTTATGTCCGAAAATCTACTAGGGGAAAGCTCAGGTGTTGAGAATGCAAGAAATGAAGAGCTATCATCAGTGAATGATTCCAAGATCTATCTTGAGTTAGAGGATTTAATCAGCTGGAAGCAATGTAGCTGGGGTGGTTTTGCAAGTGAGTTGGTGGAGCAAACTGGCTGTGTCTAACCTAGAGATCCACTCCTTACCAAAACAAAAGTATATATACCTTATTTTATGTGtgcgtgtgtgtgtgtatgttttCATGGTTATAATATTATGTATCCGATGTCTTATTAGGCTGCTATTGATTGCAGGAAGGTGAATGGTTGCTTTGGTTGCTGCCTttctttcttcatcttcatcGATATAAATGAACAAGGCTCTTCCATGATTATTTGTTGAAGGCAATTTGGAGCTGATGGCAACGAATGTTTCATTAATTATAAACCAGTTAGAGTGTCATAGAATGTTCATATATAGCTTTCTGTattgtccttttctttttctttttttccttttaaggCTGTAAAAATTTCTACACTATACTCTGTAAATACAAACAATCTACTCTTTTTATCATCTACACTTGAAATTTTACCATATTCTGCGACTTCAGTTCAGGTTAAAATCATGGTGCTTACGTATGTGAATGGCAGGAATTCGTATCTTGAttccattttttaattaaaaaaagcaaAATTCATATTACTTGGCTATATGTAGTTTGAACCTAAAAGCTTTTTTGATCGTGATTATGGGATTCGGGCGTTTGTGGTGGTGGTTGAATTTTATTTGATCCTGGAATAATCATCAAAAGTAGGATGCAAGTTGAATTTTATTAATGTTCATGATTTGATTTGATGCTTGGCTAGAAGGCTCAAAGGACAATGATATGAGGTAAAAGTAATGCCACGCCAGTGATTGTGATTAACAGCGATTTTAGGTAAGATTTGCCTCATTGGGAAAGGAAAGAAAGTGGTTCAACAGATGACGCAATTTGTTTCCTACAGAAGCAAATTTGATAtccaatattattaaataatcataaatagACCCCACTAACAGAAGCACCGGATTTTATCTACTTCAGCCTCCCCCAAGTGGATCGAGTACGGAGCCTCCAACCTACGGGCCATTCTTCCTCTTCAataagtaattataatttttgtgaaaaaattataaaatatgattgatttatttaaagttttcaattaagttactttatttttaaaatcgttaatgtatgattttttttgtaaaattttttgttttttttcttttttataatttaattttttattaaataattttgaacGTCACAAATCTATAAatgaaaattcaaataatttttttctataatctTCAACGTTAGTCGTTAGATTagctttgatctaatgtatattattttattcgtaGAAGGATGTTGATTCATCGTACTGATTGTTAAATTGTCACTTGAAACTCACTAACGagcttttaaaaagaaaacttaacaacttaatgacttaaattaaaacttttgaaattgaataaccaAAGCGTAAACTTTTAGTCACATTAGGTGTAATTCAccctaacttttttttatatatttaaaagctTGGGTATCGCTTAAAGTCTAAAGTTTAGGTTTCAATTTAAGTAAATCTGTAAgttgtttttatatttaatttgattattaattaatCTGAATCCAATTagttattgaattaattatttaattcaatggTTGTAATCATCAGAGAAATTAGGTATATgccattttttaaacaaatttaataaattaggtcagtatttttcaaatttagaaaaatagaTCGATTTTTGTGAGAGAAATTAAAAACGCttgcatttttttttgtgaaagaaaatgaaataatacAAGCTAAATCATCAAAGGAGCGTCACAAATAATCTTAAGCCTGGACTTCTAGTGTGAACAATCTTGGCTAGGCTATCCGCAATTAGATTACTTTCACTACTCTAGCTTTTTAAGCGTCTAATGAATTCTTCTAATAATGGTAGAATTGGAGATTCCCGAATCATCTTCCATGATAGCTTTAATAGCTTCAATACTATGAGTTTGAATAAGGACCTTTTGTAAACACCTATCTACCGTAAGATTCAGCCCATCCAAAATCCCTCAGAGCTCTGCCTCCAAAACTaaacaattacccaaatatctTGCGAACCCTTTAGTCCACTCTCCCTCCTACGTCAACTGAAAACACTTTCTGCAAGAGGCGCATTTTCAACTTCTCTCTTTTGCCACATAATTGTTTTagcttttcttttaattaaaaatttttattaatttttaaagggataaatatcaaaattataaatgaactttcatttgatttagttttcacaaatcactaacaCCGTTATTGAATTAGCATTATTTTAGTTGATATATTGTATacacaaataatatattaatccaatataaaaataaacatagttatttatttctttagacgtgcacaattgaatcaaaatcaatatttcatatatatatatataaaccccaGATCAAGTTTAATAGGTATAACTgtaccaaattaaagttcatgtatcaaattacacattgatatgaagttcatatataaatttatcatttatccCATTTTTAATCAAATCGTTTGAATAGATTGGGTTCAAGGTTGATATGGCAGACTCATTCTGCAGAAAGTATTTTCAGGTAAAATGGGATAGAAACACTTTCTGCAGAGGTGTTTTCAGTTTCTCTCTAAACCGGCCTAATTTAGTAAATTCATTTGTAAAATGTATCAAGTTTGAATTGAAAGAGAGCATTGGCCCGGTGGATGGAGTGAGTGAGGATGTTTTCAATCATTACCGTAAGGCCTTTTTTAATTCTGGGCTTTGGGAATTGTTTGGTTTCAGCAACTTGTAATCATCGGGGTGGGTATAGTCATAGATTTATTTTCCGACGCCCAAATTACTACTTCTATGGTTCCCAAAGGAGAATTACTTGTCAAAACATTAACAGAGTTTTACAATATTTTCTACTTTgttctttatttattaaaatgtatTTCTAGTAGTAACCAAATCCTACTCTATAGGAGTTGGATGAATAATCTTTCAATGAGTGAAATAAAATCATCAATGTATGATTTTTAGTTTGGTATGAAACCCTGCCTTACATTGTTAAATCAATAAGTTCCCTATTCATATTGATTGggtcaacattaaataataaccAAAAAAGGAACTCAAATTTCGtcttttcattttcattcaatgtttctcctttttttttattaaaacaaaatccAAAAGCAGCTTTAGTTTATCAGCTAACACTCCCGTGGAGGCGGCTATTTGGATCATTCCAACTACAAAaatattttagggtaaattacactaacaATCACCCAATTTTAAGGTAGTTGACAAAATAATCACTCAggtttcaattcagtcactcaactttcaaaaaataacaaaacagtcgcCACTAACCATTTTTCGTTACAGACCTAATAGAGCTACCATTTTCCATCCTCCTATCACTGCTCTCCCATCCCTCCCCTACTTCCTCACCATCCTTCTCCCTACTCTGATTCTCTCTCCATCTCCCCCTCTTCTCCACCGTCCCTCCTCCTATTCTGATTCTTTCCCTCTCCCCCACCATCCCTTTGTTATCCCTCTTCCCCtaatccaaaaataattttaataagaaTTAACTCATACATTGTTTATagagatttttatatattttataaataggTTCATAGAgtataataagaaatttaaacGGAATATTTGTCACTACTTCAATTTACTTATGTGGTTTAAAGACATTCACGACTGTGCGTTgaataattactcaattttaaTATATTCGTATATGGATTATATTTGGGATACtaacaatgtattttttttattctacaaatatctttaaaaaatattcactACATTTCTATAAAACATTTGTTAATATATTAACTTTGTCTGTGAAATCTAAAAACTCtaataatgatattttaaatattattctcttgtatatttatattgttttgtaTTATACTTAAATATATCATAGTTTATGCTGGCGGGCTAATTGTTTAGCAGTCAGAGTGGGGTTTACACAAAGTTTTGGTCTTGATGTTACAATAATTTGTATCATAAGTTAAGGATGTTCAAACGATTAACCGAATCGAACtagtattaattaaatttttcaaTGCTTTAAATGTTAACCAAtctgaattttttcaaaaaaaaaaccgaaCTATTAATAGCCTAATACATATAatacataatattatttattaaattcagtTAATTATTTGGTTTCGAACCGATTTAACCgttaaccaaaattttaaaaaaccttTAACCGACCACTGACAGAACTAaatcgattaaccgaattaaatcAATTCAGTCGATTAAATcgattttaaccaaaatttaaaaac
The genomic region above belongs to Gossypium hirsutum isolate 1008001.06 chromosome D05, Gossypium_hirsutum_v2.1, whole genome shotgun sequence and contains:
- the LOC107907133 gene encoding heat stress transcription factor A-7a-like isoform X1 produces the protein MVVPDNGGGEGLCLSYSTAFSKKMGDEITQIESNNILVKEEPIAETSGEEDNQEALLIKAVKEEEEDDNDDETGVVDDMMNGGDCNNVSNNGSSSSSSSVDLPKPMEGLNESGPPPFLKKTYEMVEDPVTDPIVSWSINRNSFIVWDSYKFSEDLLPKYFKHKNFSSFIRQLNTYGFRKIDSDRWEFANEEFQRGKKHLLKTIKRRSRYNRQQQGGVNCANNSTSNIGLEAEVEILKKDRSILQLEVLKLRQQQEESNHQLSAVHERIRFAECRQQQMCNFIAKIAKYPSFIHRLTKKRKQQNIEIDEGEFSFSKKGKFLETQVTKCLPEAMGMTDLSVKCRNQVNEERLKSIQAAEISKLLPDYTEKNNNQTLHDEKSSEPAMSSVYDVMSENLLGESSGVENARNEELSSVNDSKIYLELEDLISWKQCSWGGFASELVEQTGCV
- the LOC107907133 gene encoding heat stress transcription factor A-7a-like (The RefSeq protein has 1 substitution compared to this genomic sequence), yielding MVVPDNGGGEGLCLSYSTAFSKKMGDEITQIESNNILVKEEPIAETSGEEDNQEALLIKAVKEEEEDDNDDETGVVDDMMNGGDCNNVSNNGSSSSSSSVDLPKPMEGLNESGPPPFLKKTYEMVEDPVTDPIVSWSINRNSFIVWDSYKFSEDLLPKYFKHKNFSSFIRQLNTYGFRKIDSDRWEFANEEFQRGKKHLLKTIKRRSRYNRQQQGGVNCANNSTSNIGLEAEVEILKKDRSILQLEVLKLRQQQEESNHQLSAVHERIRFAECRQQQMCNFIAKIAKYPSFIHRLTKKRKQQNIEIDEGEFSFSKKGKFLETQVTKCLPEAMGMTDLSVKCRNQVNEERLKSIQAAEISKLLSDYTEKNNNQTLHDEKSSEPAMSSVYDVMSENLLGESSGVENARNEELSSVNDSKIYLELEDLISWKQCSWGGFASELVEQTGCV